A genomic window from Luteolibacter sp. LG18 includes:
- the metH gene encoding methionine synthase, with protein sequence MAIIDPTAELRRAMQNRILVLDGAMGTTIRGYGLNEEQARGDRFAKNDKDLLNNGDILSITRPDVIADIHKRFYEAGSDICETNTFSATGIAQSEFFVEDPREHGGRKDPEFFQKILENSFLNDLAWEMNVESVKLCRKWADNIGSDTGRKRYVAGAIGPLTVSLNISPDADDAGFRVVTFDQVKAAYTHQIRALIEGGADILMVETIFDSLNAKAALVAAQEIFEKDGIHLPLIVSAAVGRGGETMISGQTGEALWNAVANVKPLAVGLNCSLGPDLMRPFLEELSAKSSAAISCYPNAGLPNPLAATGFDLEPGDMGRWLDEFAGAGLLNMAGGCCGNTPEHVAAIAKAVERHAPRELAEPKPALRLSGSQPFTADESTGFLMIGERTNVAGSPRFAKLVREGNLEEAVAVARQQVESGANIIDICFDDGLIDGKAMMERFLNLVAAEPDIAKVPIMVDSSKWEILEQGLKGLQGKGIVNSISLKEGEEVFKHHARTILKYGAAAVVMAFDEQGQAATYEEKIRICERAYRILVDEVGFAGDDIIFDPNILTVGTGIEEHNNYAVDFINATRWIKENLPGARVSGGVSNISFSFRGNNPVREAMHAAFLYHAGKAGMDMGIVNAGMLEVYDEVPKEMLEHVEDVLLNRRPDATERMLEFAEQFKGKGGAKKIEEDLSWRETTVEKRLEHALLKGIDKFVDEDTAEALEKYGKPLSVIEGPLMDGMSVVGDLFGAGKMFLPQVVKSARVMKKSVAYLNPFMEAEKVEMLADDIARIKAEHPDLSDEEVLYRAERARSAGRFLIATVKGDVHDIGKNIVGVVLACNGYEVTDMGVMVPCDKILDKAVEIGADVIGLSGLITPSLDEMIHVAKEMEKRGFGERGIPLLIGGATTSPAHTAIKIAHHYSAPVVHVLDASRSVPVTTALLSEDQRAPFVAENTAKHEKLRKQYADGPKKAVISLAQARANARQTDWATVDIATPSFTGTRRFETRADAPFICQQPGDYEAGFATDETIPLSLRELVNYIDWTPFFHSWELRGVWKYDEKRFQSSNPEVVEQAHKLHADALELLERIITEQRFTARGEFGFFPANAEGDDIIVWNDATRTTERTRFHSLRQQIKKDTGKPNEALGDYVAPVGLREDFTGAFVVGIHGAEEFAASFDAAHDPYQSIMTKAIADRFAEAFAELLHHRARVAWGYEKPGDFTNEQLIKENYRGIRPAPGYPAQPDHTEKPPLFELLNAEEITGVSLTESCAMHPGAAVCGLYFSHPESHYFMISELQQDQIHDYAARKGMSVEEVEKWLSPWMGY encoded by the coding sequence ATGGCCATCATCGATCCCACCGCCGAACTCCGCCGCGCGATGCAGAACCGCATCCTCGTCCTCGATGGCGCGATGGGCACGACGATCCGCGGCTACGGCCTGAACGAGGAGCAGGCCCGCGGCGACCGCTTCGCGAAGAACGACAAGGACCTGCTGAACAACGGCGACATCCTCTCGATCACCCGCCCGGACGTCATCGCGGACATCCACAAGCGCTTCTACGAGGCGGGCTCGGACATCTGCGAAACCAACACCTTCTCGGCCACCGGCATCGCGCAGAGCGAGTTCTTCGTGGAGGACCCGCGCGAGCACGGCGGCCGCAAGGACCCCGAGTTCTTCCAGAAGATCCTCGAAAACTCGTTCCTCAACGACCTGGCGTGGGAAATGAACGTCGAGTCCGTGAAGCTGTGCCGCAAGTGGGCGGACAACATCGGCTCGGACACCGGCCGCAAGCGCTACGTCGCCGGAGCCATCGGGCCGCTCACCGTTTCGCTGAACATTTCCCCCGATGCCGATGACGCTGGTTTCCGCGTGGTCACCTTCGACCAGGTGAAGGCCGCCTACACCCACCAGATCCGCGCCCTGATCGAAGGCGGCGCGGACATCCTGATGGTGGAAACCATCTTCGACTCGCTCAATGCCAAGGCCGCACTGGTCGCGGCTCAGGAGATCTTCGAAAAGGACGGCATCCACCTGCCGCTGATCGTCTCCGCCGCCGTCGGCCGCGGTGGCGAAACGATGATCTCCGGCCAAACCGGCGAAGCCCTCTGGAACGCGGTGGCCAATGTGAAGCCGCTGGCCGTGGGCCTGAACTGCTCGCTCGGCCCGGACCTGATGCGCCCGTTCCTGGAGGAACTCTCCGCGAAATCGAGCGCCGCCATTTCCTGCTACCCGAACGCCGGCCTGCCGAACCCGCTGGCCGCGACCGGCTTCGACCTGGAACCCGGCGACATGGGCCGCTGGCTCGATGAGTTCGCCGGAGCGGGCCTGCTCAACATGGCCGGCGGCTGCTGCGGCAACACGCCGGAACACGTCGCCGCCATCGCCAAGGCCGTCGAACGCCACGCCCCGCGCGAGTTGGCCGAGCCGAAGCCCGCCCTGCGCCTCTCCGGCTCCCAGCCGTTCACCGCGGACGAGAGCACCGGTTTCCTGATGATCGGCGAACGCACCAACGTCGCCGGTTCGCCGCGCTTCGCCAAGCTGGTCCGCGAGGGCAACCTTGAGGAAGCCGTCGCCGTGGCCCGCCAGCAGGTGGAGAGCGGCGCGAACATCATCGACATCTGCTTCGACGACGGCCTGATCGACGGCAAGGCGATGATGGAGCGTTTCCTCAACCTCGTCGCCGCCGAGCCCGACATCGCCAAGGTGCCGATCATGGTGGACTCCTCGAAGTGGGAAATCCTCGAGCAGGGCCTCAAGGGCCTGCAGGGCAAGGGCATCGTCAACTCGATCTCGCTGAAGGAAGGCGAGGAGGTCTTCAAGCATCACGCCCGCACGATCCTGAAATACGGCGCGGCGGCGGTGGTGATGGCCTTCGACGAGCAGGGCCAGGCCGCCACCTACGAGGAAAAGATCCGCATCTGCGAGCGCGCCTACCGCATCCTCGTCGATGAGGTCGGCTTCGCGGGCGACGACATCATTTTCGACCCGAACATCCTCACCGTCGGCACCGGCATCGAGGAGCACAACAACTACGCCGTCGACTTCATCAACGCCACCCGCTGGATCAAGGAGAACCTCCCCGGCGCGCGCGTATCCGGCGGCGTCTCGAACATCTCGTTCTCCTTCCGCGGCAACAACCCGGTGCGCGAGGCGATGCACGCCGCCTTCCTCTACCACGCCGGCAAGGCGGGGATGGACATGGGCATCGTCAACGCCGGCATGCTGGAGGTCTACGACGAGGTCCCGAAGGAGATGCTCGAGCACGTCGAGGACGTGCTGCTCAACCGCCGCCCGGACGCCACCGAGCGGATGCTGGAGTTCGCCGAGCAGTTCAAGGGCAAGGGCGGAGCTAAGAAGATCGAGGAGGATCTGTCGTGGCGCGAGACCACCGTCGAGAAACGCCTGGAGCACGCGCTGCTCAAGGGCATCGACAAGTTCGTGGACGAGGACACCGCCGAGGCGCTGGAGAAATACGGCAAGCCGCTGAGCGTGATCGAAGGCCCGCTGATGGACGGCATGAGCGTGGTCGGCGACCTCTTCGGCGCGGGCAAGATGTTCCTGCCGCAGGTGGTGAAGTCCGCCCGCGTGATGAAGAAGTCGGTGGCCTATTTGAACCCCTTCATGGAGGCAGAGAAGGTCGAGATGCTGGCCGATGACATCGCCCGCATCAAAGCCGAGCACCCGGATCTCTCCGACGAGGAAGTTCTGTACCGCGCCGAGCGTGCGCGTTCCGCCGGACGTTTCCTGATCGCCACGGTGAAGGGCGACGTCCATGACATCGGCAAGAACATCGTCGGCGTGGTGCTCGCCTGCAACGGCTACGAGGTCACCGACATGGGCGTGATGGTCCCGTGCGACAAGATCCTCGACAAAGCCGTCGAGATCGGCGCGGACGTGATCGGCCTCTCCGGCCTGATCACCCCCTCGCTCGATGAGATGATCCACGTCGCGAAGGAAATGGAGAAGCGCGGCTTCGGCGAGCGCGGCATCCCGCTGCTCATCGGCGGTGCCACCACCAGCCCGGCCCACACCGCCATCAAGATCGCCCACCACTACAGCGCGCCCGTCGTCCACGTGCTCGATGCCTCGCGCTCGGTGCCGGTGACCACCGCCCTGCTATCCGAGGACCAGCGCGCGCCCTTCGTCGCCGAGAACACGGCGAAGCATGAGAAGCTGCGCAAGCAATACGCCGATGGCCCGAAGAAGGCCGTCATTTCACTGGCCCAGGCCCGTGCCAATGCCCGCCAGACCGATTGGGCCACCGTCGACATCGCCACGCCGTCGTTCACCGGCACCCGCCGTTTCGAGACCCGCGCCGATGCCCCCTTCATCTGCCAGCAGCCCGGCGACTACGAGGCGGGCTTTGCGACCGACGAGACCATCCCGCTCTCGCTGCGCGAGCTGGTGAACTACATCGACTGGACGCCGTTCTTCCACTCATGGGAACTGCGCGGCGTGTGGAAATACGACGAGAAGCGCTTCCAGTCCTCGAATCCCGAGGTGGTGGAGCAGGCCCACAAGCTCCACGCCGATGCCCTGGAACTGCTGGAGCGCATCATCACCGAGCAGCGTTTCACCGCCCGCGGCGAGTTCGGCTTCTTCCCGGCGAACGCGGAGGGCGATGACATCATCGTCTGGAACGACGCCACCCGCACCACCGAGCGCACGCGTTTCCACTCCCTGCGCCAGCAGATCAAGAAGGACACCGGCAAACCGAACGAAGCCCTCGGCGACTATGTCGCCCCCGTTGGCTTGCGCGAGGACTTCACCGGCGCGTTCGTCGTCGGCATCCACGGTGCGGAGGAATTCGCCGCCAGCTTCGATGCCGCCCACGATCCCTACCAGTCGATCATGACCAAGGCGATCGCCGACCGTTTCGCGGAAGCCTTCGCCGAACTCCTCCACCACCGCGCCCGCGTGGCGTGGGGCTATGAGAAACCGGGCGACTTCACCAACGAGCAGCTCATCAAGGAGAACTACCGCGGCATCCGCCCGGCCCCGGGCTACCCCGCCCAGCCGGACCACACCGAAAAGCCGCCGCTGTTCGAACTCCTCAATGCCGAGGAGATCACCGGCGTCAGCCTCACCGAAAGCTGCGCCATGCACCCCGGCGCGGCGGTCTGCGGCCTCTACTTCTCGCACCCGGAAAGCCACTACTTCATGATCTCCGAGTTGCAGCAGGACCAGATCCACGACTACGCCGCCCGCAAGGGCATGAGCGTGGAGGAGGTAGAGAAATGGCTCTCGCCGTGGATGGGTTACTAA